GCCGCGATATTGAACTCAGCAGCCATCGGCGGGCGCCTCCTCGCCGAGGATCGCGCGTACGGCGCGGGGGAAGACGGTCAGGCAGGTGTGGTTGACCGTGTAGAGGGTGGACGTGCCCTGCTTTTCGGCGAGGACGAACCGCACCTCGGCGAGGATCTTGAGGTGGTGCGAGACCGTCGACTGGCCCACCTCGGCCCGCGCGACGATCTCGCCCACGCTCATCGCGCGGTCCTCGCCGGCCAGCAGGTGGAGCAGCCGCACACGGGTGGGATCGGCCAGGGCCTTGAACCAGCCCGCGTACGTGTGGGCGTCTTCTTCGCTGAGCGGCAGGTCAGTCTTCATCGTCAATCGACG
Above is a genomic segment from Streptomyces sp. NBC_01233 containing:
- a CDS encoding ArsR/SmtB family transcription factor, whose protein sequence is MKTDLPLSEEDAHTYAGWFKALADPTRVRLLHLLAGEDRAMSVGEIVARAEVGQSTVSHHLKILAEVRFVLAEKQGTSTLYTVNHTCLTVFPRAVRAILGEEAPADGC